The Ascochyta rabiei chromosome 15, complete sequence genome window below encodes:
- a CDS encoding gamma tubulin complex Spc97/GCP2 subunit Alp4: MSSRHPANVKPLSTAERRSANANYTSTARPRVASGTGIGTGPGTGEGDERRESARTSHRSTKSGAMGTAAELRERRTEKREVRERETEVRRTRSPLKQSTESRAHARSRAEKQAREAEWPPRSATSRQPSEQPPPPPPWDPQASLIPHTSAPLATRISIPPLAATAPAALQPTPLALLSLDAQEKAVIEDLLFVFMGFEGQYLRFADAYNPHEEKERLLGPQFKLLPGLDPSLKDLTKAMLRTATHYIAVETCVEVLSRDQYGAVNHALCAAIRRLLKDYLTLIAQLEHQSLTNDSFTLHVLNLHMKQTSHMLFQLYTTGIELLKANGILEDEKDEETDDDTNDFENILESLREGGATVKKMCKGGSVLGLITRRLSSMSGDPAARTLLTTLLREASRPYMAMLNEWLHHGGIKDPHSEFLVKEQRSIKRERLDQDYTDEYWEKRYTVRDALVPPQLEAVKDKVLLAGKYLNVVRECGGVDVSKRVEDAPTSFDDPRFLDNVNSAYASANSSLLNLLLTTHQLPARLRSLKHYFFLDRSDFFTYFLEMGEVELKKPAKHVNVGKLQSLLDLATRHAGSVAVEDPYKEDIKVQINDVGLTNWLMKIVNVQGLDQEAATSISNYTPANTDSITNDKDITGYQALVFDYNMPFPLSLVVSRVTLTRYQLLFRFLLSLKHLETDLGKCWGEQGKNSMWKHRSKNPRIEQWKRKAWTLRARMMVFVQQLTYYCTAEVIEPNWVSLMSRLKEEGKANEDVTGEGVKRTVDELMQDHVDFLATCLKECMLTNSKLLKINNKIMSTCNMFATFTYSLSRYLVTSDPDLVQQVNDAISSQPPNSSHRHVVFDPQRLDRMFDMLTKYEDSFTRHLKILLDTLNYLAATETVVFLQLCARLTSAGEGLSGFQVPMGMEGVI; this comes from the exons ATGTCTTCTCGTCACCCCGCGAACGTGAAGCCGCTGTCGACCGCCGAACGACGCTCGGCCAATGCGAACTACACGTCCACCGCGCGACCCCGCGTCGCATCAGGAACAGGGATAGGGACAGGGCCCGGAACTGGCGAGGGGGACGAGCGGCGCGAATCGGCCAGGACGTCGCACCGGAGCACGAAGTCAGGTGCCATGGGCACGGCGGCCGAGCTGAGAGAGCGGCGCACAGAGAAGCGCGAGGTGCGCGAGAGGGAGACGGAGGTACGGCGCACACGAAGCCCGCTGAAGCAGTCGACCGAGAGCCGCGCCCATGCCCGAAGCCGCGCAGAGAAACAGGCGCGCGAGGCAGAGTGGCCGCCGAGGAGCGCAACATCGAGACAGCCGTCCGAAcagccaccgccgccgccgccgtggGACCCCCAGGCCTCGCTGATACCGCACACGAGCGCGCCGCTGGCCACGCGCATATCGATTCCCCCGCTCGCTGCGACCGCGCCCGCCGCCCTGCAGCCCACGCCGCTCGCCCTGCTGTCGCTCGACGCGCAGGAGAAGGCCGTGATTGAGGATCTGCTGTTCGTCTTCATGGGCTTCGAGGGGCAGTACCTCCGCTTCGCCGACGCATACAACCCCCACGAGGAGAAGGAACGGCTGCTGGGCCCGCAGTTCAAGCTGCTGCCAGGCCTCGACCCCAGTCTGAAGGACCTCACCAAGGCCATGCTGCGCACCGCGACCCACTACATTGCCGTCGAGACGTGCGTCGAGGTGCTCAGCCGGGACCAGTATGGCGCCGTCAACCACGCCCTGTGCGCAGCGATACGGCGGCTGCTGAAGGACTACCTCACCCTGATTGCCCAGCTGGAGCACCAATCCTTGACCAACGACTCCTTCACACTGCATGTGCTGAATCTGCACATGAAGCAGACCAGTCACATGCTCTTTCAGCTCTACACAACCGGCATCGAATTGCTCAAGGCGAACGGCATTCTGGAAGACGAGAAGGACGAGGAGACCGACGACGACACCAACGACTTCGAGAACATCCTGGAGTCATTGCGCGAGGGAGGAGCTACGGTCAAGAAGATGTGCAAAGGCGGCAGCGTATTGGGTCTGATCACCAGGCGGTTATCGTCCATGTCTGGCGACCCTGCTGCTCGAACGCTGCTCACGACACTTCTGCGAGAGGCCAGCAGACCGTACATGGCCATGCTGAACGAGTGGCTACACCACGGAGGCATAAAGGACCCTCATTCAGAATTCCTTGTCAAAGAGCAACGGAGCATCAAGCGCGAGCGCCTAGACCAGGATTATACCGACGAATACTGGGAGAAGCGGTATACTGTCCGAGACGCTCTTGTGCCGCCGCAGCTAGAAGCGGTCAAAGACAAAGTGCTGCTGGCAGGAAAGTACCTCAATGTTGTACGCGAATGCGGTGGCGTCGATGTCAGCAAACGCGTCGAGGATGCACCTACCAGCTTCGATGACCCGCGATTCCTGGACAACGTCAATTCCGCCTACGCATCCGCCAATTCTTCTCTTCTGAACCTTCTTCTTACCACACATCAACTGCCCGCACGACTGCGTTCCCTCAAACACTACTTTTTCCTCGATCGTTCCGACTTCTTCACTTATTTCCTCGAAATGGGTGAGGTGGAGCTCAAGAAACCAGCGAAACATGTCAATGTTGGCAAGTTACAATCCCTCCTCGACCTCGCAACACGTCATGCCGGCTCCGTGGCTGTCGAAGACCCTTACAAAGAAGACATCAAGGTTCAAATTAATGATGTGGGCCTCACCAATTGGTTAATGAAGATTGTCAACGTCCAAGGTCTCGATCAGGAAGCCGCGACCTCGATATCCAACTACACTCCTGCCAACACAGACAGCATCACGAATGACAAAGACATCACAGGCTACCAGGCACTTGTGTTCGACTATAACATGCCGTTCCCGCTCTCGCTGGTAGTTAGCCGTGTTACGCTTACACGCTACCAACTCCTCTTCCGCTTCCTGCTCAGCCTGAAGCATCTCGAAACCGATCTCGGCAAGTGCTGGGGCGAGCAGGGCAAGAACTCGATGTGGAAACACAGGTCGAAGAATCCTCGTATCGAGCAGTGGAAACGCAAAGCCTGGACGCTGCGCGCCCGGATGATGGTCTTCGTGCAGCAGCTCACCTACTACTGCACCGCAGAAGTCATCGAACCGAACTGGGTGTCACTTATGTCAAGACTGAAGGAAGAAGGAAAAGCAAATGAAGATGTGACCGGGGAGGGGGTGAAGAGGACGGTAGATGAGCTGATGCAGGACCACGTTGACTTTCTGGCAACATGTCTGAAGGAGTGCATGCTTACCAACAGCAAGCTCCTGAAG ATCAACAACAAAATCATGTCTACGTGTAACATGTTTGCCACCTTCACTTATTCCCTCTCCCGCTACCTCGTCACGTCAGACCCAGACCTTGTCCAACAGGTCAACGACGCCATCTCCTCTCAACCTCCCAACTCGTCACATCGACACGTTGTTTTCGACCCTCAAAGGCTCGATAGGATGTTCGACATGCTCACAAAGTACGAAGACAGCTTTACCAGGCACCTTAAGATTCTGCTGGATACGCTAAACTACCTTGCTGCGACCGAAACGGTGGTGTTCTTGCAACTTTGCGCGAGACTGACAAGTGCGGGAGAGGGGTTGAGTGGGTTCCAGGTGCCCATGGGCATGGAGGGCGTGATTTAG
- a CDS encoding mRNA binding protein puf3, translating to MTGNTDRSTYTWGNSIWNSKPVGSGFGPTPRDNSRPRDGNALLGATADIAEGKTGSGSLVSSSESEWRQSRQSQVWGDNSHIRSSGVSPARKRSVAQNQNAPQFGDSPSSLFSVSRTASVNHGQGARALKPLLDPTSTNFTSRNVDSLSNSFSNFGFGQAELSPQRSDPAVSSWPDAAVHSPIDDRRSVTGSDHYGTTSGAPSRSGSLPPSRHGAEGGQYNPYADSFARYAQPGTRQNSSLSHANPRPFQERNGSMHSESLHLSQAQMKLEHEQEPRLGAHRSSFSINAFTPAFTPASQGMSDPSDPYQDAQLPVQPEAQGIRSSGTYTPDSCTNGQVSDPNVQFRSVNYDARSAPNGNTAIRQSPFYSHAHTPPVHDYLNPTYRGEQGLNHPNNIALVQNKLAGYQIQLERRNVAAPQYYQQYQHMLPMNQLRNPQAYQYAMPNGIPMTALPPHMTMVQMAPMMPVLEAPRGPRMQQAADNIGAMSLVLDSFKKESKQNKRWELTDIYENVVEFAGDQHGSRFIQQKLETANSEVKDRVFRELEKNALQLMQDVFGNYVIQKFFEHGDQIQKRVLAGKMKGHVFALSNQMYACRVVQKALEHVLVDQQAAMVKELEKDVLKTVKDQNGNHVIQRVVERVPIEYIQPIVDSFRGQIDGLSTNSYGCRVIQRLVEKIPEPQRRFILTELHAAGPKLITDSYGNYVVQHVIEHGLDEDRGKMITLIRNQFLMFSKHKFASNVVERCLICGTDAERRELVSTVITKNERGENSLLSLLKDGYGNYVIQKMLETLGRPDYETFVEALKPELEKAKKIISGKQILSVEKKMYRFDRADSPTETRDDLPPTPGFSSSAQSSQSSTLFSNSASITDEPVHSARLTSKALSSVSEGVKLEEATS from the exons ATACCGATCGCTCAACCTACACCTGGGGCAACAGCATCTGGAACTCAAAGCCAGTCGGCTCTGGCTTTGGCCCTACACCCCGAGATAACTCGCGGCCCAGAG ACGGCAATGCCCTTCTTGGCGCGACCGCCGATATCGCCGAGGGCAAAACAGGCTCCGGTTCTCTTGTATCTTCCTCAGAATCCGAGTGGAGACAGAGTCGCCAGTCGCAGGTCTGGGGAGACAATTCCCACATCAGGAGCTCTGGCGTATCACCCGCACGGAAGCGTTCCGTTGCACAAAACCAGAACGCACCCCAGTTTGGCGACAGCCCATCCTCGCTCTTCTCCGTCTCGCGAACTGCCTCCGTGAACCACGGGCAAGGCGCAAGAGCCCTGAAGCCACTTCTCGATCCTACCTCGACCAACTTCACTTCGCGCAACGTCGACTCGCTAAGCAACAGTTTCTCCAACTTTGGGTTTGGACAGGCCGAACTTAGCCCGCAACGATCCGATCCTGCCGTCTCCTCGTGGCCGGACGCAGCTGTTCACTCGCCCATCGACGATCGACGTAGTGTAACAGGATCAGACCACTATGGCACAACCAGTGGCGCTCCCTCGCGCAGCGGCAGCCTGCCGCCCTCAAGACATGGTGCTGAAGGCGGTCAGTATAACCCTTATGCTGACTCCTTTGCTCGATATGCCCAGCCAGGCACGCGTCAGAACTCTTCCTTGTCCCACGCCAATCCTCGCCCCTTCCAGGAACGCAATGGCTCAATGCACAGCGAGTCGCTGCACCTCTCGCAAGCCCAAATGAAACTTGAACATGAGCAAGAGCCCCGTCTTGGCGCGCACAGATCTTCATTCAGTATCAACGCTTTTACGCCAGCCTTCACACCTGCAAGTCAAGGGATGAGCGACCCGAGCGACCCCTATCAAGATGCACAACTGCCCGTTCAGCCTGAGGCACAAGGCATCCGTAGCTCAGGGACATACACACCTGACAGCTGCACCAACGGCCAGGTCAGCGACCCTAACGTACAGTTCCGATCAGTCAACTACGACGCCCGCAGTGCGCCAAACGGCAACACCGCGATTCGACAAAGCCCATTCTATTCGCATGCTCACACTCCCCCTGTACATGATTACCTCAACCCTACCTACCGCGGCGAACAAGGGCTCAACCATCCAAACAATATCGCACTTGTGCAGAACAAACTGGCCGGGTATCAGATCCAACTGGAACGGCGCAACGTTGCAGCCCCTCAGTACTACCAACAGTACCAGCACATGCTGCCAATGAATCAACTGCGCAACCCTCAAGCCTACCAGTATGCCATGCCGAACGGTATTCCCATGACTGCACTGCCACCACATATGACTATGGTCCAGATGGCACCCATGATGCCCGTTCTCGAAGCTCCTCGGGGTCCTCGGATGCAGCAGGCCGCAGACAACATCGGTGCAATGAGTCTCGTACTCGACTCTTTCAAGAAGGAGAGCAAGCAAAACAAACGTTGGGAGCTCACCGATATCTACGAGAACGTCGTCGAGTTTGCTGGAGACCAGCACGGATCTCGCTTCATTCAGCAGAAATTAGAGACTGCCAACAGCGAGGTCAAAGACCGCGTCTTCCGAGAGCTGGAGAAGAACGCGCTACAGTTGATGCAAGACGTTTTCGGAAACTATGTGATTCAGAAGTTTTTCGAACATGGTGATCAAATCCAGAAACGAGTCCTGGCTGGAAAGATGAAAGGCCACGTATTTGCACTGTCAAACCAGATGTACGCTTGTCGAGTTGTGCAGAAAGCGCTAGAGCATGTACTCGTGGACCAGCAAGCTGCCATGGTCAAGGAGCTTGAAAAGGACGTTCTCAAGACTGTGAAAGACCAGAACGGCAACCATGTCATTCAGAGAGTCGTCGAGCGAGTGCCGATTGAGTACATCCAGCCTATCGTTGACTCTTTCAGAGGCCAAATCGACGGTCTTTCGACCAACTCCTATGGCTGCCGCGTCATACAGCGACTGGTTGAAAAGATTCCGGAGCCCCAACGCAGGTTCATACTCACTGAGTTACATGCAGCCGGTCCCAAGCTCATCACCGACTCGTACGGCAACTACGTGGTCCAGCATGTCATCGAGCATGGGCTGGACGAAGACCGCGGGAAGATGATTACACTGATCAGGAATCAATTCCTCATGTTCAGCAAACACAAGTTTGCTAGCAACGTTGTTGAGCGCTGCCTGATCTGCGGAACCGATGCGGAGCGTCGCGAGCTCGTATCGACCGTCATCACAAAGAACGAGCGAGGTGAAAACAGTCTGCTGAGCCTACTCAAGGACGGGTATGGCAACTACGTCATCCAGAAGATGCTCGAGACACTTGGCCGCCCCGATTATGAAACCTTCGTCGAGGCACTCAAGCCTGAACTAGAAAAGGCGAAGAAGATCATCTCTGGCAAGCAGATCCTCTCG GTCGAAAAGAAGATGTACCGATTTGATCGTGCTGACTCTCCCACCGAGACACGTGACGACCTGCCACCCACACCAGGCTTTTCGAGCTCGGCACAGTCATCGCAGAGCAGCACACTCTTCTCCAACTCCGCGTCTATCACTGACGAACCTGTACATTCGGCAAGACTGACCTCGAAAGCTTTATCCTCGGTTTCTGAAGGCGTAAAGCTCGAGGAAGCCACCTCATGA